One window of Ziziphus jujuba cultivar Dongzao chromosome 5, ASM3175591v1 genomic DNA carries:
- the LOC132803665 gene encoding beta-galactosidase 16-like — translation MEYWFRKSSLAILLVLFLMALSFNTACAASNVTYDGRSLVIDGEHRILFSGSIHYPRSTPEMWPSLIAKAKEGGIDVIETYVFWDLHEPQQGKFDFSGRNDIVRFIKEVQAQGLYVTLRIGPFIESEWSYGGLPFWLRSIPHIVFRTDNEPFKREMERWTTKIVNMMKSEGLYASQGGPIILSQIENEYTLVEGAFHDKGKSYVRWAAKMAVGLQTGVPWVMCRQDDAPDPVINSCNGLRCGETFKGPNSPSKPALWTEDWTSQFQAYGQNPYIRSAEDIAYHAALFIAKNKGSYVNYYMYHGGTNFGRSASNYITTSYYDEAPLDEYGLLRQPKYGHLKELHAAVKLCSKPLLSGEQTTHSLGGQQKAYVYQANSGECAAFLVNNGSRNARVFFRNHPYILPRKSISILPDCRNVAFNTAMVSEQYSTRSMVPSEVFDSTARWEQYTEAIPRYENTTQTAKQLLEQTGTTKDKSDYLWYTLRFQHDTSDSQAKLNVYSRGHVLHAFVNGIFVGSAHGGRNAPSFSLDATVNLRKGVNDISLLSGMVGLPAGGAHMESKFYGLRRLRIQDKDFSRNSWGYKVGLFGDTSQIYSDVGSSKVQWKKHSNSANQRLTWYKTQFDAPEGSDPVALNLGSMGKGEAWINGESIGRYWVSLLTPQGNPSQQWYHVPRSFLKPSGNTLVLLEEEDGNPLGISLDRVTISNVCGQVSETQLPRVSSWVEQNQGGSNHRNYRRQTAPSVQLTCPPGRNISNILFASYGTPVGNCESYARGTCHSVYSRAIAELVCLGKNRCSILPSNLVFGDPCPNTRKSLVVDAQCQ, via the exons ATGGAATATTGGTTTCGGAAGTCTAGCTTAGCAATACTACTGGTATTGTTCTTGATGGCTTTGAGCTTCAACACTGCTTGCGCCGCAAGCAACGTCACCTACGATGGAAGGTCGTTGGTCATCGACGGCGAACATCGAATTCTCTTCTCTGGTTCCATTCACTATCCTCGAAGCACTCCTGAG ATGTGGCCATCCTTGATAGCCAAAGCCAAAGAAGGAGGCATTGATGTTATAGAAACATACGTCTTCTGGGACCTCCATGAACCTCAACAAGGAAAG TTTGATTTCAGTGGAAGAAATGACATAGTGAGGTTCATAAAGGAAGTTCAAGCACAAGGTCTTTATGTCACCCTCAGGATTGGACCCTTCATTGAGAGCGAATGGTCTTATGG GGGTCTACCATTTTGGTTACGTAGCATTCCACACATTGTGTTCCGAACTGATAACGAAccattcaag CGTGAAATGGAAAGGTGGACAACAAAGATAGTAAACATGATGAAATCAGAGGGACTTTATGCTTCTCAAGGAGGACCTATTATACTTTCACAG ATTGAGAACGAGTACACACTGGTTGAAGGAGCTTTTCATGATAAAGGAAAGTCATATGTTCGTTGGGCTGCAAAAATGGCAGTGGGGCTTCAAACTGGTGTCCCCTGGGTTATGTGCAGGCAGGATGATGCTCCAGATCCAGTG ATCAATTCATGTAACGGATTGAGATGTGGAGAAACATTTAAAGGTCCCAATTCCCCCAGTAAGCCGGCTCTCTGGACAGAAGACTGGACCAGTCA GTTTCAAGCCTATGGTCAAAATCCATATATTAGGTCTGCTGAAGATATCGCATACCATGCTGCACTTTTCATAGCCAAGAATAAGGGAAGCTATGTAAACTACTACATG TATCATGGAGGTACCAATTTTGGAAGGTCGGCCTCAAATTATATTACAACAAGCTATTATGATGAGGCTCCTCTTGATGAGTATG GTTTACTGAGGCAACCAAAGTATGGTCATCTAAAAGAGTTACATGCTGCTGTAAAGTTATGCTCAAAGCCCTTGTTGTCCGGCGAACAAACTACTCACTCTTTGGGTGGACAACAGAAG GCCTATGTCTACCAAGCCAATTCTGGAGAATGTGCTGCTTTCCTGGTGAACAATGGCAGCAGAAATGCCAGAGTCTTCTTTCGAAATCATCCATATATATTGCCTCGAAAATCAATTAGTATTCTGCCGGATTGCAGGAATGTAGCCTTCAACACTGCAATG GTGAGTGAACAATACAGTACAAGATCAATGGTGCCAAGCGAAGTGTTTGATTCAACAGCAAGATGGGAACAGTACACAGAAGCTATTCCTCGCTATGAGAATACAACACAAACAGCAAAACAATTGTTAGAGCAAACTGGTACAACAAAAGATAAATCCGATTATCTTTGGTACACTCTAAG GTTTCAACATGATACCTCAGACTCTCAAGCTAAACTCAATGTGTACTCCCGTGGACACGTTTTGCATGCATTCGTAAATGGAATTTTTGTTG GATCTGCACATGGTGGTCGCAACGCTCCAAGCTTCTCACTAGACGCTACTGTTAATTTACGTAAAGGGGTGAATGACATCTCCTTACTCAGTGGAATGGTTGGCTTACCG GCTGGCGGAGCGCATATGGAGAGTAAATTTTATGGACTTCgtagattaaggattcaagacaAAGATTTCTCCAGAAACTCCTGGGGTTATAAG GTTGGACTATTTGGTGATACTTCACAAATCTATTCAGATGTTGGATCAAGCAAAGTTCAGTGGAAAAAGCATTCAAACTCAGCTAACCAACGGCTCACATGGTATAAG ACTCAATTTGATGCACCAGAAGGAAGTGACCCTGTTGCATTGAACCTTGGTTCCATGGGAAAGGGTGAAGCATGGATCAACGGCGAAAGCATTGGTCGATATTGGGTCTCTTTACTCACACCACAAGGAAATCCTTCCCAACAATG GTACCATGTTCCTCGATCCTTCCTGAAGCCTAGTGGCAATACATTGGTTCTactagaagaagaagatggtaaCCCACTTGGGATTTCCTTGGACAGAGTTACAATATCAAATGTATGTGGTCAGGTATCTGAAACACAATTGCCGCGAGTGAGTTCTTGGGTGGAACAGAACCAAGGAGGCAGTAATCATAGAAATTACAGAAGACAAACAGCCCCAAGCGTTCAGCTAACTTGTCCACCAGGAAGGAATATTTCCAACATCTTATTTGCAAGCTATGGAACTCCCGTCGGTAACTGTGAAAGTTATGCCCGTGGAACATGTCACTCTGTTTATTCCAGAGCAATTGCAGAGCTG GTTTGTCTAGGGAAGAATAGGTGTTCAATCCTTCCATCAAATCTCGTCTTTGGTGATCCTTGTCCGAATACCCGCAAATCCCTGGTGGTTGATGCACAATGCCAATGA
- the LOC132803760 gene encoding N-glycosylase/DNA lyase OGG1 translates to HVSLLAFNKYLGKKKKANKQTNKRTKTKEAGIPLSHCVSLPLNNVEGENWKLKFQTLAAISLKTPPNHEENQTLLQSLATNSLKTLPIMKRTRPHIQSPPSTPPTPQTLLRIRHSKPPTKTPRTILNSISSSPQSGNSEWVPLNLGRSELSLPLTFPTGQTFRWKQTGNLQYTGVVGSHLVSLKHISNGDVSYFIHHTTSEADCGLALRDFLNVGISLSDIWEVFSESDSRFAELATHLGGARVLRQDPLECLIQFLCSSNNNIQRITKMVDFVSSLGNHLGTVEGFEFHEFPSLESLSKVSEKEFREAGFGYRAKYITGTVKALQLKNGGGVEWLMSLRKLDLEEVIDALSSLPGVGPKVAACIALFSLDQHHAIPVDTHVWKIATRYLIPELAGARLTPKLCNRVAEAFVSRYGKYAGWAQTLLFIAELPSQKAHLPPHYWNVKKKKSGKNRLDKVAETITDDYI, encoded by the exons CATGTGTCTCTACTAgcatttaacaaatatttaggaaaaaaaaaaaaagcaaacaaacaaacaaacaaacgaaCGAAAACAAAAGAAGCTGGAATTCCATTATCTCACTGTGTTTCTCTTCCTCTGAATAATGTTGAGGGAGAAAACTGGAAGCTCAAATTCCAAACCCTAGCAGCCATCTCATTGAAAACCCCTCCCAATCATGAAGAGAATCAGACCCTACTCCAATCCTTAGCTACCAACTCGTTGAAAACCCTCCCAATCATGAAGAGAACCAGACCACACATTCAATCACCTCCTTCAACTCCTCCAACCCCACAAACCCTCCTCAGAATCCGCCATTCCAAGCCGCCCACCAAAACACCCAGAACCATTCTCAATTCCATCTCTTCGTCGCCGCAATCCGGTAACTCCGAATGGGTTCCCCTTAATCTTGGCCGTTCCGAGCTTTCCTTGCCGCTCACCTTCCCGACCGGCCAGACCTTCCGGTGGAAACAGACCGGAAATCTCCAATACACCGGCGTTGTTGGGTCCCACTTAGTTTCCCTCAAGCACATCTCAAACGGCGACGTTTCTTACTTCATTCACCATACTACCTCTGAGGCTGATTGCGGTTTGGCTTTGAGAGATTTTCTCAATGTGGGTATTTCTCTGAGTGACATTTGGGAGGTGTTTTCGGAATCCGACTCGAGATTCGCAGAGTTGGCTACCCATTTGGGCGGTGCTCGAGTGCTCAGGCAAGACCCGCTTGAGTGTTTGATTCAGTTCCTGTGTTCGTCTAACAATAATATTCAGAGGATTACGAAAATGGTGGATTTTGTTTCGTCTCTGGGGAATCATTTGGGGACCGTTGAAGGTTTTGAGTTCCACGAGTTTCCTTCTTTGGAGAGCTTGTCGAAAGTCTCGGAGAAAGAGTTTAGAGAGGCTGGTTTTGGTTACAG GGCCAAATATATTACTGGCACCGTAAAGGCGTTGCAGTTGAAAAACGGTGGAGGTGTAGAATGGCTTATGTCTCTTCGTAAATTAGATCTTGAAGAGGTTATCGATGCCCTTTCCTCTTTACCAGGAGTTGGTCCCAAAGTAGCAGCATGCATAGCTCTTTTCTCTCTGGATCAACATCATGCCATTCCTGTTGATACACATGTGTGGAAG ATTGCTACAAGGTATCTCATACCCGAGCTTGCTGGTGCCCGTTTGACACCTAAACTCTGTAACCGTGTGGCAGAGGCATTCGTGAGTAGATACGGGAAATATGCTGGCTGGGCACAAACCCTGCTTTTCATTGCTGAATTACCCTCACAAAAGGCCCACCTACCGCCACATTATTGgaatgttaaaaagaaaaaatctggCAAAAACAGATTGGACAAAGTAGCAGAAACTATTACCGAtgattatatatga